A genome region from Nerophis lumbriciformis linkage group LG18, RoL_Nlum_v2.1, whole genome shotgun sequence includes the following:
- the dot1l gene encoding histone-lysine N-methyltransferase, H3 lysine-79 specific isoform X3 — protein sequence MGEKLELKLKSPVGAEPAGYPWPLPVYDKHHDAAQEIIETIRWVCEEIPDLKLAMENYVLIDYDTKCFESMQRLCDKYNRAIDSIHQLWKGTTQPMKLNKRPSNGLLRHILQQVYNHSVTDPEKLNNYEPFSPEVYGETSFDLVAQIIDEMEMMEDDTFVDLGSGVGQVVLQVAAATNCKHYYGVEKADIPATYAETMDKEFKKWMKWYGKKHGEYTLERGDFLSEEWKERIANTSIIFVNNFAFGPEVDHQLKERFANMKEGGKIVSSKPFAPLNFRINSRNLSDIGTIMRVVELSPLRGSVSWTGKPVSYYLHTIDRTILENYFASLKNPKLREEQEVARRRHQKDTKDSKSNSTTPTKTKEQNKQDSGGEEEQPPLVTVVKAAAKPRRAKLMSKGRKLNNNSNNKKRGRPKKAAPAVDKNKKNQSALDLLHAKTLSAAPPQDAYLQPRSPFYQLPPKVQHYPANQLLLSPTPPGLQNLLDNFKVQYLQFMAYMKTPQYRSNLQQLLEQEKQKHRDLSGQAEQLHSICQAHKDKIKGLFQTKLDELGVKALTVEDLLQAQKEISAHNHQLKEQTKQLERDMALLKDHSLLLLKSRCEELKLDWGSLCLENLLKEKQALRRQISEKQRHCLELQISIVELEKSQRQQELLQLKSYSPREDSPYRKNPDACSSADMDTSKFALSSAQVLNGISPERPINGTSSPSFERPSTKIELLSRYLPISPDHDIVSAMPEARQRLQISHALPDYTRFSPAKIALRRHLNQEPTASGHLRGLGLPTHRMEMGGMNSPLGAKQSSPSPNASDTPRSTERGGKEKSPSVQGESSIKSLPISIPLSTVHPSKLPVSIPLASVVLPSRAERLRSTPSPVSQACQTNGLMNGGLHPEDQNGASSSPPNTNTPLAGPLSRGGPIQSPPVSTGGVLHYADGPPRMLPEDGGEECQEADSDTEPQDNELRRRIFFSSSSSSSSSSSSSGSGGSVAGGSRLHHHAGSSAKQGYHSNHGNHNHQSPGTQHSHTPAHVSSSHSAHCLASQEGRKRGRRKRGSTAAMATSGSPKRRSFPGINANNHSSGSPLNINSMVSNINQPLEISAISSPEQSSRSPARTEVDQPPVLKRERPVEVNGTGHYSSAPSSDDDDSGYPADGSSSRIERKIATISLESRDGHNRIGENERGRKSGNSSGNSTGSEASSSSSLSSTSKWKSTFSPISDPKQSNSDLRQGGSPFGMGGSNRDLDSDYKQHHQQPRKCSDGELSNYPNPFLSQETGNRSGASGGTQGGSISEPRQALQKPKAPRDWELKTSSGHSSQNLFMSAAASNGGGILSGKVGASAVTVSSTGSSVGQYLGSQFPLGGTSVLQSLFGAQTGSSNAGGNTRLVNGHSGLGSFSTAGLAGGAAGGIFHHAVPSVSSHQFGASLPTSGGLSSLLSLSSSQQTTPQPASMRLASASSPLPSSSSSTSQAQHSRTQSVLHSPSTPTLLLPPPPPLHSAPLHAESPPPSRSDSLHSVRLSHSSLHHQRAHSSLTLTISSFTPSSSAALSATASSSSSSSRPFAVHYSPRLPPTPPSSSGGGVSSMRRTQGMHGAYSTSSSLPGSRPR from the exons GATAAACACCATGATGCTGCTCAAGAAATCATCGAGACCATTCG GTGGGTGTGCGAAGAGATTCCAGACCTCAAACTGGCAATGGAAAACTATGTACTCATCGACTACGACACCAAGTG tTTTGAGAGTATGCAGAGACTGTGTGACAAATACAACAGGGCGATTGACAGCATTCACCAGCTG TGGAAAGGGACCACCCAGCCCATGAAGCTGAACAAGCGACCTTCCAACGGGCTGTTGAGACACATCCTCCAGCAGGTATACAACCATTCGGTGACCGACCCGGAGAAGCTAAACAACTATGAGCCCTTCTCCCCGGAGGTGTACGGGGAGACGTCTTTCGACCTGGTGGCTCAAATCATCgatgagatggagatgatggAGGATGACACCTTTGTTGATCTTGGCAGCG GCGTGGGTCAGGTGGTGCTGCAGGTTgctgcagcgaccaactgtaaacACTACTATGGCGTGGAAAAGGCAGATATTCCAGCAACCTATGCAGAG ACCATGGACAAAGAGTTTAAAAAGTGGATGAAATGGTACGGGAAGAAACACGGGGAATACACA CTGGAGAGGGGAGATTTTCTGTCTGAAGAATGGAAAGAACGAATTGCCAACACAAG TATTATTTTCGTGAATAACTTTGCCTTCGGGCCTGAGGTGGATCACCAGCTGAAGGAACGTTTTGCAAACATGAAGGAAG GTGGAAAAATTGTATCCTCCAAACCATTTGCACCCTTAAATTTTCGAATAAACAGCCGAAATTTGAGTG ATATAGGCACAATAATGCGTGTGGTGGAGCTCTCGCCACTGAGGGGCTCTGTGTCCTGGACTGGAAAGCCTGTTTCCTACTACTTGCATACCATAGACCGCACCATA CTTGAAAACTACTTTGCAAGTCTCAAAAATCCTAAACTCAGG GAAGAGCAAGAGGTAGCTAGGCGACGTCATCAGAAAGATACAAAGGACAGTAAAAGCAATAGTACCACGCCCACCAAAACTAAGGAACAAAACAAG CAGGACTCTGGTGGGGAGGAGGAGCAGCCTCCTTTGGTGACAGTGGTTAAGGCCGCCGCCAAACCCCGCCGAGCAAAGCTCATGTCCAAAGGTCGGAAGctgaacaacaacagcaacaacaagaaGAGAGGTCGACCCAAGAAGGCAGCACCGGCTGttgacaaaaacaagaagaaccaGAGCGCGTTGGATTTGCTGCATGCCAAGACCCTTTCTGCAGCACCCCCTCAGG ATGCATACCTGCAACCACGGAGCCCCTTTTATCAACTACCTCCTAAAGTTCAGCACTATCCAGCCAATCAACTGTTGCTGAGCCCAACTCCTCCTGGTCTGCAAAATCTGCTAG ATAACTTTAAAGTTCAATACCTCCAGTTTATGGCCTACATGAAGACTCCGCAGTACCGCTCCAACCTGCAGCAGCTTTTAGAGCAGGAGAAG CAAAAACACAGGGATTTGTCTGGACAGGCAGAGCAGCTCCATTCCATCTGCCAGGCTCACAAGGACAAAATCAAAGGTCTCTTTCAGACCAAACTCGACGAG CTGGGAGTGAAAGCTCTCACTGTGGAGGACCTGCTGCAGGCTCAGAAGGAGATATCAGCTCATAACCATCAGCTGAAAGAGCAGACAAAACAGCTCGAGAGAGACATGGCTTTGCTGAAAGACCACAGCCTGCTACTG cTGAAGTCTCGATGTGAGGAGCTGAAGCTAGATTGGGGCTCGTTGTGTCTGGAAAATCTACTAAAGGAGAAACAGGCCCTGCGGAGACAAATCTCTGAGAAGCAGAGGCACTGCTTAGAGTTGCAG ATCAGCATTGTAGAGCTGGAGAAAAGTCAAAGGCAGCAGGAGCTTCTTCAGCTCAAATCTTACAGCCCTCGTGAGGATTCACCTTATAGAAAGAACCCAGATGCCTGCTCCTCCGCAGACATGGACACCTCCAAGTTTGCACTGTCTTCTGCCCAAGTTCTTAATGGCATCAGCCCAGAAAGACCCATCAACGGCACCAGCTCGCCTTCTTTTGAGCGGCCAAGCACTAAGATTGAGCTCCTTTCACGCTATCTCCCCATCTCTCCCGACCACGACATCGTGTCTGCCATGCCTGAAGCTCGGCAGAGACTGCAGATCTCCCACGCTCTTCCTGATTACACACGCTTCTCCCCAGCCAAAATTGCCTTGCGCAGGCATCTGAACCAGGAGCCCACGGCCTCTGGCCACCTGAGAGGCCTCGGGCTGCCCACACACAG GATGGAAATGGGTGGCATGAACTCCCCTCTTGGAGCCAAGCAGAGCAGCCCGTCTCCTAATGCATCTGATACACCGAGGAGCACTGAGAGG GGTGGAAAGGAGAAGAGTCCATCTGTTCAGGGAGAAAGCAGCATCAAAAGCCTTCCAATAAGTATTCCTCTGAGCACTGTCCACCCAAGCAAACTTCCAGTCAGCATTCCACTGGCCAGTGTTGTGTTGCCTAGTCGGGCTGAGAGGCTG AGAAGTACTCCAAGCCCTGTGTCTCAGGCCTGTCAAACCAATG GGCTCATGAATGGGGGTCTACACCCAGAGGATCAAAATGGTGCTTCTTCATCGcctccaaacacaaacacacctcTGGCAGGACCGCTGAGCAGAGGAGGTCCCATTCAAAGCCCCCCAGTCAGCACTGGGGGTGTTCTTCATTATGCAGACGGACCTCCTAGGATGCTTCCGGAAGATGGCGGCGAAGAATGCCAAGAAGCAGACTCTGACACGGAACCGCAGGACAATGAACTACGGAGGAGAATCTTTTTCTCCTCGTCCTCGTCgtcgtcctcctcttcctcgtcATCAGGCAGTGGAGGCAGCGTGGCCGGAGGATCACGCCTCCACCATCATGCCGGCAGCTCAGCCAAGCAGGGATACCACAGTAACCACGGCAACCACAACCACCAGTCCCCCGGCACACAGCACAGTCACACACCGGCGCACGTGTCGTCATCACACTCCGCTCACTGCCTCGCTTCTCAAGAGGGACGTAAGCGAGGGAGGCGGAAGCGCGGCTCCACAGCGGCCATGGCAACCAGCGGCTCACCTAAGAGGAGATCATTCCCTGGAATCAACGCCAACAACCACTCCTCTGGGTCACCACTCAACATCAATTCCATG GTGAGCAACATAAACCAACCCCTGGAGATCTCTGCCATCTCGTCGCCAGAGCAATCAAGCCGCAGCCCGGCCAGGACTGAAGTTGACCAACCTCCTGTCCTGAAGAGAGAGCGCCCTGTGGAAGTGAATGGTACAGGTCACTACTCCTCCGCCCCCAGCTCTGATGATGACGACTCAGGATACCCTGCTGACGGCTCCAGCTCACG AATTGAAAGAAAAATTGCTACAATTTCCTTGGAAAGCAGAGATGGACACAATAGAATAGGGGAAAATGAAAGAG GCAGGAAGTCTGGAAACAGCAGTGGTAACAGCACAGGTAGTGaggcctcctcctcctcatccttgTCCTCTACAAGCAAATGGAAGTCAACCTTTTCACCCATTTCTGACCCCAAGCAATCCAACTCAGACCTTAGACAAGGAGGATCTCCGTTTGGAATGGGAGGTTCAAACCGGGACTTAGACTCTGATTACAAACAACACCATCAGCAGCCAAGGAAGTGTAGCGATGGAGAGTTATCCAACTACCCCAACCCTTTCCTGAGTCAAGAAACTGGAAACCGCAGTGGTGCTAGCGGCGGAACCCAGGGCGGAAGCATTTCTGAGCCGCGCCAGGCTCTACAGAAACCGAAGGCCCCTCGCGATTGGGAGCTAAAGACCAGCAGTGGCCACTCCAGTCAGAACCTCTTCATGTCTGCTGCCGCCAGCAATGGAGGGGGCATTCTAAGTGGGAAAGTTGGGGCCAGCGCTGTCACAGTTTCCTCGACAGGATCCTCTGTGGGTCAGTACCTAGGTTCACAGTTTCCACTGGGAGGGACCTCGGTCCTACAGTCACTGTTCGGCGCCCAAACAGGAAGCTCCAATGCAGGCGGGAACACACGACTGGTCAACGGACATTCTGGCCTTGGGAGTTTCTCTACCGCTGGGCTGGCAGGTGGAGCAGCAGGAG GTATCTTTCATCATGCGGTTCCCTCGGTGTCCTCCCATCAGTTTGGGGCGTCGTTGCCCACCTCAGGAGGCCTCAGCTCTCTGCTCAGTCTCTCCTCCTCCCAACAAACCACCCCCCAGCCCGCCTCAATGCGCCTGGCCTCCGCATCCTCACCTCTcccctcatcctcctcctccacATCACAGGCCCAGCATAGCCGCACCCAGTCGGTGCTGCACAGCCCCTCTACTCCCACGCTCTTGCTGCCCCCGCCGCCACCCCTGCACAGTGCTCCCTTGCACGCCGAATCCCCACCACCCTCTCGGTCTGACTCCCTCCACTCTGTCCGTCTCTCCCACTCTTCTCTCCATCACCAGAGGGCGCATTCGTCCCTCACTCTTACCATCTCATCTTTCACCCCGTCCTCCTCTGCCGCTCTCTCTGCTActgcttcctcctcttcctcctcgtcTCGTCCATTCGCAGTACATTACTCCCCCCGCCTTCCACCGACGCCACCCAGTAGCTCAGGTGGTGGCGTCAGCAGCATGCGAAGGACTCAGGGCATGCATGGCGCCTACAGCACCTCCTCTTCACTCCCTGGCTCTCGACCGAGATAG
- the dot1l gene encoding histone-lysine N-methyltransferase, H3 lysine-79 specific isoform X2, which yields MGEKLELKLKSPVGAEPAGYPWPLPVYDKHHDAAQEIIETIRWVCEEIPDLKLAMENYVLIDYDTKCFESMQRLCDKYNRAIDSIHQLWKGTTQPMKLNKRPSNGLLRHILQQVYNHSVTDPEKLNNYEPFSPEVYGETSFDLVAQIIDEMEMMEDDTFVDLGSGVGQVVLQVAAATNCKHYYGVEKADIPATYAETMDKEFKKWMKWYGKKHGEYTLERGDFLSEEWKERIANTSIIFVNNFAFGPEVDHQLKERFANMKEGGKIVSSKPFAPLNFRINSRNLSDIGTIMRVVELSPLRGSVSWTGKPVSYYLHTIDRTILENYFASLKNPKLREEQEVARRRHQKDTKDSKSNSTTPTKTKEQNKDSGGEEEQPPLVTVVKAAAKPRRAKLMSKGRKLNNNSNNKKRGRPKKAAPAVDKNKKNQSALDLLHAKTLSAAPPQDAYLQPRSPFYQLPPKVQHYPANQLLLSPTPPGLQNLLDNFKVQYLQFMAYMKTPQYRSNLQQLLEQEKQKHRDLSGQAEQLHSICQAHKDKIKGLFQTKLDELGVKALTVEDLLQAQKEISAHNHQLKEQTKQLERDMALLKDHSLLLLKSRCEELKLDWGSLCLENLLKEKQALRRQISEKQRHCLELQISIVELEKSQRQQELLQLKSYSPREDSPYRKNPDACSSADMDTSKFALSSAQVLNGISPERPINGTSSPSFERPSTKIELLSRYLPISPDHDIVSAMPEARQRLQISHALPDYTRFSPAKIALRRHLNQEPTASGHLRGLGLPTHRMEMGGMNSPLGAKQSSPSPNASDTPRSTERGGKEKSPSVQGESSIKSLPISIPLSTVHPSKLPVSIPLASVVLPSRAERLRSTPSPVSQACQTNGYSSCSGLMNGGLHPEDQNGASSSPPNTNTPLAGPLSRGGPIQSPPVSTGGVLHYADGPPRMLPEDGGEECQEADSDTEPQDNELRRRIFFSSSSSSSSSSSSSGSGGSVAGGSRLHHHAGSSAKQGYHSNHGNHNHQSPGTQHSHTPAHVSSSHSAHCLASQEGRKRGRRKRGSTAAMATSGSPKRRSFPGINANNHSSGSPLNINSMVSNINQPLEISAISSPEQSSRSPARTEVDQPPVLKRERPVEVNGTGHYSSAPSSDDDDSGYPADGSSSRIERKIATISLESRDGHNRIGENERGRKSGNSSGNSTGSEASSSSSLSSTSKWKSTFSPISDPKQSNSDLRQGGSPFGMGGSNRDLDSDYKQHHQQPRKCSDGELSNYPNPFLSQETGNRSGASGGTQGGSISEPRQALQKPKAPRDWELKTSSGHSSQNLFMSAAASNGGGILSGKVGASAVTVSSTGSSVGQYLGSQFPLGGTSVLQSLFGAQTGSSNAGGNTRLVNGHSGLGSFSTAGLAGGAAGGIFHHAVPSVSSHQFGASLPTSGGLSSLLSLSSSQQTTPQPASMRLASASSPLPSSSSSTSQAQHSRTQSVLHSPSTPTLLLPPPPPLHSAPLHAESPPPSRSDSLHSVRLSHSSLHHQRAHSSLTLTISSFTPSSSAALSATASSSSSSSRPFAVHYSPRLPPTPPSSSGGGVSSMRRTQGMHGAYSTSSSLPGSRPR from the exons GATAAACACCATGATGCTGCTCAAGAAATCATCGAGACCATTCG GTGGGTGTGCGAAGAGATTCCAGACCTCAAACTGGCAATGGAAAACTATGTACTCATCGACTACGACACCAAGTG tTTTGAGAGTATGCAGAGACTGTGTGACAAATACAACAGGGCGATTGACAGCATTCACCAGCTG TGGAAAGGGACCACCCAGCCCATGAAGCTGAACAAGCGACCTTCCAACGGGCTGTTGAGACACATCCTCCAGCAGGTATACAACCATTCGGTGACCGACCCGGAGAAGCTAAACAACTATGAGCCCTTCTCCCCGGAGGTGTACGGGGAGACGTCTTTCGACCTGGTGGCTCAAATCATCgatgagatggagatgatggAGGATGACACCTTTGTTGATCTTGGCAGCG GCGTGGGTCAGGTGGTGCTGCAGGTTgctgcagcgaccaactgtaaacACTACTATGGCGTGGAAAAGGCAGATATTCCAGCAACCTATGCAGAG ACCATGGACAAAGAGTTTAAAAAGTGGATGAAATGGTACGGGAAGAAACACGGGGAATACACA CTGGAGAGGGGAGATTTTCTGTCTGAAGAATGGAAAGAACGAATTGCCAACACAAG TATTATTTTCGTGAATAACTTTGCCTTCGGGCCTGAGGTGGATCACCAGCTGAAGGAACGTTTTGCAAACATGAAGGAAG GTGGAAAAATTGTATCCTCCAAACCATTTGCACCCTTAAATTTTCGAATAAACAGCCGAAATTTGAGTG ATATAGGCACAATAATGCGTGTGGTGGAGCTCTCGCCACTGAGGGGCTCTGTGTCCTGGACTGGAAAGCCTGTTTCCTACTACTTGCATACCATAGACCGCACCATA CTTGAAAACTACTTTGCAAGTCTCAAAAATCCTAAACTCAGG GAAGAGCAAGAGGTAGCTAGGCGACGTCATCAGAAAGATACAAAGGACAGTAAAAGCAATAGTACCACGCCCACCAAAACTAAGGAACAAAACAAG GACTCTGGTGGGGAGGAGGAGCAGCCTCCTTTGGTGACAGTGGTTAAGGCCGCCGCCAAACCCCGCCGAGCAAAGCTCATGTCCAAAGGTCGGAAGctgaacaacaacagcaacaacaagaaGAGAGGTCGACCCAAGAAGGCAGCACCGGCTGttgacaaaaacaagaagaaccaGAGCGCGTTGGATTTGCTGCATGCCAAGACCCTTTCTGCAGCACCCCCTCAGG ATGCATACCTGCAACCACGGAGCCCCTTTTATCAACTACCTCCTAAAGTTCAGCACTATCCAGCCAATCAACTGTTGCTGAGCCCAACTCCTCCTGGTCTGCAAAATCTGCTAG ATAACTTTAAAGTTCAATACCTCCAGTTTATGGCCTACATGAAGACTCCGCAGTACCGCTCCAACCTGCAGCAGCTTTTAGAGCAGGAGAAG CAAAAACACAGGGATTTGTCTGGACAGGCAGAGCAGCTCCATTCCATCTGCCAGGCTCACAAGGACAAAATCAAAGGTCTCTTTCAGACCAAACTCGACGAG CTGGGAGTGAAAGCTCTCACTGTGGAGGACCTGCTGCAGGCTCAGAAGGAGATATCAGCTCATAACCATCAGCTGAAAGAGCAGACAAAACAGCTCGAGAGAGACATGGCTTTGCTGAAAGACCACAGCCTGCTACTG cTGAAGTCTCGATGTGAGGAGCTGAAGCTAGATTGGGGCTCGTTGTGTCTGGAAAATCTACTAAAGGAGAAACAGGCCCTGCGGAGACAAATCTCTGAGAAGCAGAGGCACTGCTTAGAGTTGCAG ATCAGCATTGTAGAGCTGGAGAAAAGTCAAAGGCAGCAGGAGCTTCTTCAGCTCAAATCTTACAGCCCTCGTGAGGATTCACCTTATAGAAAGAACCCAGATGCCTGCTCCTCCGCAGACATGGACACCTCCAAGTTTGCACTGTCTTCTGCCCAAGTTCTTAATGGCATCAGCCCAGAAAGACCCATCAACGGCACCAGCTCGCCTTCTTTTGAGCGGCCAAGCACTAAGATTGAGCTCCTTTCACGCTATCTCCCCATCTCTCCCGACCACGACATCGTGTCTGCCATGCCTGAAGCTCGGCAGAGACTGCAGATCTCCCACGCTCTTCCTGATTACACACGCTTCTCCCCAGCCAAAATTGCCTTGCGCAGGCATCTGAACCAGGAGCCCACGGCCTCTGGCCACCTGAGAGGCCTCGGGCTGCCCACACACAG GATGGAAATGGGTGGCATGAACTCCCCTCTTGGAGCCAAGCAGAGCAGCCCGTCTCCTAATGCATCTGATACACCGAGGAGCACTGAGAGG GGTGGAAAGGAGAAGAGTCCATCTGTTCAGGGAGAAAGCAGCATCAAAAGCCTTCCAATAAGTATTCCTCTGAGCACTGTCCACCCAAGCAAACTTCCAGTCAGCATTCCACTGGCCAGTGTTGTGTTGCCTAGTCGGGCTGAGAGGCTG AGAAGTACTCCAAGCCCTGTGTCTCAGGCCTGTCAAACCAATG GATATTCATCTTGCTCAGGGCTCATGAATGGGGGTCTACACCCAGAGGATCAAAATGGTGCTTCTTCATCGcctccaaacacaaacacacctcTGGCAGGACCGCTGAGCAGAGGAGGTCCCATTCAAAGCCCCCCAGTCAGCACTGGGGGTGTTCTTCATTATGCAGACGGACCTCCTAGGATGCTTCCGGAAGATGGCGGCGAAGAATGCCAAGAAGCAGACTCTGACACGGAACCGCAGGACAATGAACTACGGAGGAGAATCTTTTTCTCCTCGTCCTCGTCgtcgtcctcctcttcctcgtcATCAGGCAGTGGAGGCAGCGTGGCCGGAGGATCACGCCTCCACCATCATGCCGGCAGCTCAGCCAAGCAGGGATACCACAGTAACCACGGCAACCACAACCACCAGTCCCCCGGCACACAGCACAGTCACACACCGGCGCACGTGTCGTCATCACACTCCGCTCACTGCCTCGCTTCTCAAGAGGGACGTAAGCGAGGGAGGCGGAAGCGCGGCTCCACAGCGGCCATGGCAACCAGCGGCTCACCTAAGAGGAGATCATTCCCTGGAATCAACGCCAACAACCACTCCTCTGGGTCACCACTCAACATCAATTCCATG GTGAGCAACATAAACCAACCCCTGGAGATCTCTGCCATCTCGTCGCCAGAGCAATCAAGCCGCAGCCCGGCCAGGACTGAAGTTGACCAACCTCCTGTCCTGAAGAGAGAGCGCCCTGTGGAAGTGAATGGTACAGGTCACTACTCCTCCGCCCCCAGCTCTGATGATGACGACTCAGGATACCCTGCTGACGGCTCCAGCTCACG AATTGAAAGAAAAATTGCTACAATTTCCTTGGAAAGCAGAGATGGACACAATAGAATAGGGGAAAATGAAAGAG GCAGGAAGTCTGGAAACAGCAGTGGTAACAGCACAGGTAGTGaggcctcctcctcctcatccttgTCCTCTACAAGCAAATGGAAGTCAACCTTTTCACCCATTTCTGACCCCAAGCAATCCAACTCAGACCTTAGACAAGGAGGATCTCCGTTTGGAATGGGAGGTTCAAACCGGGACTTAGACTCTGATTACAAACAACACCATCAGCAGCCAAGGAAGTGTAGCGATGGAGAGTTATCCAACTACCCCAACCCTTTCCTGAGTCAAGAAACTGGAAACCGCAGTGGTGCTAGCGGCGGAACCCAGGGCGGAAGCATTTCTGAGCCGCGCCAGGCTCTACAGAAACCGAAGGCCCCTCGCGATTGGGAGCTAAAGACCAGCAGTGGCCACTCCAGTCAGAACCTCTTCATGTCTGCTGCCGCCAGCAATGGAGGGGGCATTCTAAGTGGGAAAGTTGGGGCCAGCGCTGTCACAGTTTCCTCGACAGGATCCTCTGTGGGTCAGTACCTAGGTTCACAGTTTCCACTGGGAGGGACCTCGGTCCTACAGTCACTGTTCGGCGCCCAAACAGGAAGCTCCAATGCAGGCGGGAACACACGACTGGTCAACGGACATTCTGGCCTTGGGAGTTTCTCTACCGCTGGGCTGGCAGGTGGAGCAGCAGGAG GTATCTTTCATCATGCGGTTCCCTCGGTGTCCTCCCATCAGTTTGGGGCGTCGTTGCCCACCTCAGGAGGCCTCAGCTCTCTGCTCAGTCTCTCCTCCTCCCAACAAACCACCCCCCAGCCCGCCTCAATGCGCCTGGCCTCCGCATCCTCACCTCTcccctcatcctcctcctccacATCACAGGCCCAGCATAGCCGCACCCAGTCGGTGCTGCACAGCCCCTCTACTCCCACGCTCTTGCTGCCCCCGCCGCCACCCCTGCACAGTGCTCCCTTGCACGCCGAATCCCCACCACCCTCTCGGTCTGACTCCCTCCACTCTGTCCGTCTCTCCCACTCTTCTCTCCATCACCAGAGGGCGCATTCGTCCCTCACTCTTACCATCTCATCTTTCACCCCGTCCTCCTCTGCCGCTCTCTCTGCTActgcttcctcctcttcctcctcgtcTCGTCCATTCGCAGTACATTACTCCCCCCGCCTTCCACCGACGCCACCCAGTAGCTCAGGTGGTGGCGTCAGCAGCATGCGAAGGACTCAGGGCATGCATGGCGCCTACAGCACCTCCTCTTCACTCCCTGGCTCTCGACCGAGATAG